One region of Candidatus Leptovillus gracilis genomic DNA includes:
- a CDS encoding cytochrome c oxidase subunit 2A, whose protein sequence is MEKKKYKAPQGTMAIMIIFIILIIALWGSAYLTLLSRGVTITP, encoded by the coding sequence AAAAAAAAAAGTACAAAGCTCCACAGGGTACGATGGCGATCATGATAATCTTCATCATCCTCATCATCGCGTTATGGGGCAGCGCGTATCTGACGCTGTTGTCTCGAGGAGTGACCATCACGCCATGA
- a CDS encoding cupredoxin domain-containing protein, translated as MSQTWSFVPREIRVPAGSTVTFYVTSKDVQHGFRINETNVNMQIVPGEVSKLTVTFDEPKEYDFVCHEYCGVGHHTMAGKVIVEP; from the coding sequence ATGTCCCAGACATGGTCCTTTGTTCCGCGAGAAATTCGGGTTCCTGCCGGTTCCACCGTCACCTTCTACGTCACCAGCAAAGACGTGCAGCACGGATTCCGGATCAACGAAACCAACGTCAACATGCAAATTGTCCCCGGTGAGGTGTCCAAGTTAACCGTTACCTTCGACGAACCCAAAGAATACGATTTTGTCTGCCATGAATATTGCGGCGTTGGGCACCATACCATGGCCGGCAAAGTCATCGTAGAACCATAA